A stretch of DNA from Leucobacter luti:
AAAAGCGGGGATCGCGCCTGGCGAGGCCGTCTACTACGAAGACAACGCTGCGGGCCTGCTCGCGCTCGGATCCGGCCGCGCCGACGTGAGTATCCAGCCGTACTCGCTCGCGAAGTTCCAGGAGCAGACGCTCGGGGAGACGCGCGTGGTTGGCAAGTTCAACAGCGCGTTCCCCGTCACCGGCCAGGTCGGCGCGGCCACCGCGAGAGGCAGCGGCCTCGCTGAACCTGTCGCGGTGGTAGTGAACGAGCTGATCGAGACCGGTGTCTACGATGAGGTTCTCACGCGCTGGGGGCAGGGTGATGAGGCGATCACCGAGTCGCTCGTGAACCCTGCTGGGTTGCCGAAGCCATGAGTGCGCCGATCCGGATCGCCTGCATCGGTGCTGGGCCCGCCGCGGTCATGCTGCTCGAACGAATCACGGCCAATCACCAGGCCGTGGCTCCCGGAGCACAGATCGAGGCGCACCTCATCGACCCGCATCGGCCGGGAGGCGGCCGGATCTGGCGCAGAGAGCAGTCTCCGCTGCTGAAGCTCAACTCCATGCTCGAAGACGTCGCGTTCTTCACAGATGCGTCGTGCCAGCTCGCTGGCCCCGTTGCACCCGGTCCGTCATTTGCGGACTGGGTGCGCGGGGTGCGCCGCGGCGAGTATCCCTATCCGAGCGGCACCGACGCGGTGCTGGATCGGGAGCTCGCCACGATTGGTGCCCGTGATTTCCCGACGCGGCGCCTGAACAATGCCTATCTGAGCTGGGCGTTTCACGAAACGCTGCGGCGGGCAGGGGAGACGCTCCAGGTCACTTGGCACCGTGATACGGCCACCGCGGTGGCCGGAGACGGGCCCTTTCGTATTCAGCTCGAGTCTGGGGAACACCTCGCGGCGGATCTGGTTGTGTACGCCGTCGGCCACAACGGGACAGAAGCGACCTCCGAATCGCGGGCGCTCGCTGGGTTTGCGGCGGATCACGGCCTGAACTATGTTGCGCCGGCCTTTACGGCCGACGTTGATCTCGACCACGTGCCGGCGGGATCCGACGTGATCGTGCGCGGCATGGGGCTTGCGGCCATTGACCTGGTGGTGCTGTTGACCGAGGGCCGCGGCGGCCGCTTCGTCGCGGGCGACGGCGGGGCTCTGCGCTACCTGCCGAGCGGGCGCGAGCCGGTGCTGCACCTGGGTTCCCGCCGCGGCGTGCCGTACCGCTCGAAGATCACGAGCCAACTGGCGGGAGATCCCGTGACGCTGGAGTATCTGGGGGCCGCATTCCACGCCGGACTCGCGGACCGCGAGGTGCGCGGCGAACTGCTGGACTTCGAGCGCGATGCGTGGCCGCTCATCGCCGCCGAGCTCGTCACCGGGTACTACCGGGAACTGTTCACCGGCCACCCCGAGCGGGTCGCGGTCTCGTGGGAGCGCTTCGCACCACTGCTGCGCGCGGAGCTGGCAGCGAAGCGAGGCTGGGACTCCCTGGCCTCGCCGATCTGGTGCGCGCACACGTGCCGGATCCGGCGGATCGCTTCGAGCTGGAGGCCTTCGATCGCCCGCTGTCGCGGGTGGCTGACGGTGATACCGTGCCCGGCACGGGACCTGGGGGCGTGCCGGGCTCGGGACTTGGTGACGTGCCGGGCACCGTTCCCAGTGATGCCGTGAATGATCGGGTGCGGGCGCACATCGGGCGTGACCTGCGCGATCGCACGACGCAGGCAGGAAGTGCGACGCAGGGGCTATTCCTCACGGCACTGCACGTGTATCTGTCGCTGGCAGAGGTGCCGGCGAGTGCCTGGAACGCTGAGTCGCACGCGTGCGCTGCCCGGCAGATGGCACACCTTTTTCAGCTACATCGCGAGCGGCCCACCAGGGCATCGCTTAGAGGAGCTGCTGGCACTCGCTGACGCCGGAGTGGTGCGCTTCCTCGGAGCGGATGTGCAACTCGCGGCCGATGTGACCCGCGGCGTGTTCACCGCGAGCGGTTCGGCGGTCGTCGCGGATGAGCCCGGGGCGGGCGAGTCCGGGGCGGGCGCCGCCCGAGGTGCGCGGGCGCAGGTCTCTGCGCGCACGCTGATCGACGCGTGGCTGCCGCAGTCGCGCGCGGCCGAGAGCGACAATCCGCTGCTGCGACACCTCGTCACGAGCGGGCGCGTGCGCGAGGTCGCGGTGCCTGGCGGGGAGGGTACGCAGGCGACCACCGGGCGGCTGGAGGCTGCCCTCGACGGCAGTCTCGCGGGCGCCCCGCAGCAGTTTGCGCTCGGACCGTTCGTAGAGGGGCCCACCGGAGGCGCCTTCACGCGGCCCGGGCTCAACTCGCTCCCGTTCCGGGTGCACGATCGCTGCGCGCGAGCGATTCTCGTGGCTGCCGCCGGGCTTCGTGCGGCCGAGCTGGCGGCGGATCCGGCACCGGCACTTGCGGCCATGGTGCGTCTGTGAAACTCCGGCGGCCGGATGCGAAGCCGAGCGGACCACACGGTCTCGAGCAGACCACTGTTCTTACGCCGAGAAAGTGTTGAAAAGTGGTCCGCTCGAAGAGCTGTGGTCCGGTGTGGCGTGGGGCCACATACACGCCCGGGGCCTGAGGGCGGGCGGGGGGACTACGCGATGAGAGTCGAGCTCAGCACGGGGATTCGAGCTCGCGCAGGAAAGAATCACGGGATGCTTCCTGTGTGAGCTCGAATTTCCTGCGTGAAGTGCAACGGCCTGCAGCCGCCCGAGCTCCACGCGGCGACTTTGATGAGACGCGCAGCAGCAGCAGGAGCAGCAGCTGTAGCTACAGCAGCATTTCGAATCTTCACACACCGCTGGTGTGAGATATTGCGAACACTCGCCCTACTCTCCGGCGG
This window harbors:
- a CDS encoding FAD/NAD(P)-binding protein — encoded protein: MSAPIRIACIGAGPAAVMLLERITANHQAVAPGAQIEAHLIDPHRPGGGRIWRREQSPLLKLNSMLEDVAFFTDASCQLAGPVAPGPSFADWVRGVRRGEYPYPSGTDAVLDRELATIGARDFPTRRLNNAYLSWAFHETLRRAGETLQVTWHRDTATAVAGDGPFRIQLESGEHLAADLVVYAVGHNGTEATSESRALAGFAADHGLNYVAPAFTADVDLDHVPAGSDVIVRGMGLAAIDLVVLLTEGRGGRFVAGDGGALRYLPSGREPVLHLGSRRGVPYRSKITSQLAGDPVTLEYLGAAFHAGLADREVRGELLDFERDAWPLIAAELVTGYYRELFTGHPERVAVSWERFAPLLRAELAAKRGWDSLASPIWCAHTCRIRRIASSWRPSIARCRGWLTVIPCPARDLGACRARDLVTCRAPFPVMP